One genomic region from Cydia amplana chromosome Z, ilCydAmpl1.1, whole genome shotgun sequence encodes:
- the LOC134661177 gene encoding prostatic acid phosphatase-like isoform X2 — translation MIRFVIILTLLSVSLCEDPQEDLIVQYAAVIFRHGDRTPVGMYPTDPYRNESLWPVKFGQLTNTGKRQHYALGKWFRERYGKMVSPTFDPTQVRVRSTDVDRTLMSVEANLAGMYPPVGNSIWDNQLMWQPIPVHTIPDKLDEVLAMERKCAAYDKALEEYKDSKEHKERLAKYQDLMDYMTAYTGKKIKDYYDILTVYSNLNIERLYNFTLPNWTHNVYPDEMREPACYSFRIPTMTPLLARLKVGPLIQEIVMNMANTSLTYPKGYSKTVKLAIYSGHDITVGSLLNALGMFDDNCPVYTSTILMELLYSNNTNQHFIRISYRNFTDIREPHVLKIPYCGEFSPVIGITVMFSFGCLAALLLTHTILAQPKFKRHFGYSNVSADNKCQKIIEA, via the exons ATGATCAGATTCGTAATTATTCTAACCTTACTGAGCGTTTCACTGTGCGAAGACCCGCAGGAAGATTTGATTGTGCAGTACGCGGCAGTAATATTTCGACATGGCGACAGAACCCCCGTAGGCATGTATCCTACCGATCCATACAGGAACGAATCCTTGTGGCCGGTCAAGTTTGGCCAGCTGACGAACACCGGCAAGAGGCAACATTACGCTCTAGGCAAGTGGTTCAGGGAAAGGTATGGG AAAATGGTGTCTCCGACATTTGATCCAACTCAAGTTAGAGTGAGGTCTACTGATGTTGATCGCACATTGATGTCTGTAGAAGCTAATTTAGCAG GAATGTACCCTCCTGTTGGAAATTCCATTTGGGATAATCAATTAATGTGGCAGCCAATACCGGTCCATACCATTCCTGATAAGTTGGATGAAGTTCTAGCTATGGAAAGAAAATGTGCTGCATACGACAAGGCTCTTGAAGAATACAAAGATTCTAAGGAACATAAAGAAAGACTTGCTAAATATCAAGACCTGATGGA ttatatGACAGCATATACGGGCAAGAAGATTAAGGATTATTACGATATCTTAACTGTCTACAGTAATTTGAATATTGAGAGATTGTATAACTTTACTCTACCAAACTGGACTCATAACGTATACCCTGACGAAATGCGAGAGCCGGCCTGTTATAG TTTCCGGATTCCGACGATGACTCCACTGTTAGCGCGTCTGAAGGTCGGTCCGCTGATCCAGGAGATTGTGATGAACATGGCTAACACTTCTCTGACCTATCCCAAGGGCTACTCTAAGACAGTAAAACTGGCAATATACAGTGGACACGATATCACCGTTGGGAGTCTTCTCAATGCTCTGGGCATGTTCGATGATAACTGCCCCGTGTACACGTCAACTATTCTCATGGAGCTTTTATATT CTAATAACACAAACCAACATTTCATCAGAATCTCATACAGGAATTTCACTGATATCCGAGAACCGCACGTACTGAAAATACCATACTGTGGAGAA TTTAGCCCCGTGATCGGCATAACCGTAATGTTCAGCTTCGGATGCCTAGCGGCGTTGCTTTTGACGCACACAATTCTCGCCCAGCCTAAgtttaa GAGGCATTTCGGGTATTCAAACGTGAGTGCTGATAACAAGTGCCAGAAGATTATTGAGGCCTAG
- the LOC134661177 gene encoding prostatic acid phosphatase-like isoform X1, with translation MIRFVIILTLLSVSLCEDPQEDLIVQYAAVIFRHGDRTPVGMYPTDPYRNESLWPVKFGQLTNTGKRQHYALGKWFRERYGKMVSPTFDPTQVRVRSTDVDRTLMSVEANLAGMYPPVGNSIWDNQLMWQPIPVHTIPDKLDEVLAMERKCAAYDKALEEYKDSKEHKERLAKYQDLMDYMTAYTGKKIKDYYDILTVYSNLNIERLYNFTLPNWTHNVYPDEMREPACYSFRIPTMTPLLARLKVGPLIQEIVMNMANTSLTYPKGYSKTVKLAIYSGHDITVGSLLNALGMFDDNCPVYTSTILMELLYSNNTNQHFIRISYRNFTDIREPHVLKIPYCGEVCSFSRFVTLYEKLLNINWDFECANQFSPVIGITVMFSFGCLAALLLTHTILAQPKFKRHFGYSNVSADNKCQKIIEA, from the exons ATGATCAGATTCGTAATTATTCTAACCTTACTGAGCGTTTCACTGTGCGAAGACCCGCAGGAAGATTTGATTGTGCAGTACGCGGCAGTAATATTTCGACATGGCGACAGAACCCCCGTAGGCATGTATCCTACCGATCCATACAGGAACGAATCCTTGTGGCCGGTCAAGTTTGGCCAGCTGACGAACACCGGCAAGAGGCAACATTACGCTCTAGGCAAGTGGTTCAGGGAAAGGTATGGG AAAATGGTGTCTCCGACATTTGATCCAACTCAAGTTAGAGTGAGGTCTACTGATGTTGATCGCACATTGATGTCTGTAGAAGCTAATTTAGCAG GAATGTACCCTCCTGTTGGAAATTCCATTTGGGATAATCAATTAATGTGGCAGCCAATACCGGTCCATACCATTCCTGATAAGTTGGATGAAGTTCTAGCTATGGAAAGAAAATGTGCTGCATACGACAAGGCTCTTGAAGAATACAAAGATTCTAAGGAACATAAAGAAAGACTTGCTAAATATCAAGACCTGATGGA ttatatGACAGCATATACGGGCAAGAAGATTAAGGATTATTACGATATCTTAACTGTCTACAGTAATTTGAATATTGAGAGATTGTATAACTTTACTCTACCAAACTGGACTCATAACGTATACCCTGACGAAATGCGAGAGCCGGCCTGTTATAG TTTCCGGATTCCGACGATGACTCCACTGTTAGCGCGTCTGAAGGTCGGTCCGCTGATCCAGGAGATTGTGATGAACATGGCTAACACTTCTCTGACCTATCCCAAGGGCTACTCTAAGACAGTAAAACTGGCAATATACAGTGGACACGATATCACCGTTGGGAGTCTTCTCAATGCTCTGGGCATGTTCGATGATAACTGCCCCGTGTACACGTCAACTATTCTCATGGAGCTTTTATATT CTAATAACACAAACCAACATTTCATCAGAATCTCATACAGGAATTTCACTGATATCCGAGAACCGCACGTACTGAAAATACCATACTGTGGAGAAGTTTGCAGTTTTAGCAGATTTGTAACTCTCTACGAAAAATTACTAAATATTAATTGGGACTTCGAGTGTGCTAACCAG TTTAGCCCCGTGATCGGCATAACCGTAATGTTCAGCTTCGGATGCCTAGCGGCGTTGCTTTTGACGCACACAATTCTCGCCCAGCCTAAgtttaa GAGGCATTTCGGGTATTCAAACGTGAGTGCTGATAACAAGTGCCAGAAGATTATTGAGGCCTAG